TTCCACTTCGGCTGGCCACAGTTCTCCGCCGCCGCGATCGTCTCGATGGTGGTCGTCATGATGATCACCGCGGTCGAGACCACCGGCGACGTCTTCGCCACCGGCGAGATCGTCGAGAAGCGCGTCGGCCGCACCGACATCGCCCGGGCCCTGCGCGCCGACGGCCTGGCCACCACGCTCGGCGGCGTCTTCAACTCCTTCCCCTACACCTGCTTCGCCGAGAACGTCGGCCTGGTGCGACTGACCCGGGTCAAGAGCCGCTGGGTCGTCGCGGCCGCCGGCGTGTTCATGCTGCTGATCGGGCTGCTCCCGAAGGTCGGCGCGATCGTCGCCGGCATACCTCACCCGGTCCTCGGCGGCGCCGCCCTGGCGATGTTCGCGACGGTCGCCGTCGTCGGCTTCCAGACGCTCACCAAGGTCGACTTCCACGACCACCGCAACGTGGTGATCGTGGCGACGAGCGTCGGCCTGGCGATGTACGTCACCGCGCAGCCCGAGGTCTCCCAGGCCGTGCCGGGATGGGCCGAGATCATCTTCGGCAGCGGTATCACCCTCGGCAGCCTCACCGCGATCGTGCTCAACATCGTCTTCCACCACGTCGGCCCCGACTGGGGACCGGTCGTCGCCGGCCAGCCGGGCGACGGCGTACGCCTCGACCAGGTCAACGAGATGGACCGCGCCGAGTTCGTGGAGACCTTCGACGGTCTCTTCCAGGGGCCGAGGTGGATGGTGGAGCGGGCCTGGTCGCAGCGTCCGTTCGACGACACCCACGCGCTGCGTCGTGCCTTCCAGGACGCGCTCTTCGGCGGCTCCGTCGAGGAGCAGCGCGAGCTGATCGAGGCCTACCCCGAGCTCGGATCGCGCCTGGTCTCCGAGGGCAACCTCGGCGAGGAGTCGCTGCGCGACCAGTCCTTCCGCGGCCTGACTCACCTGACCGAGCCCGACCAGGAGGCGCTCAACGAGCTCACCGACGCCTATCACGAACGGTTCGACTTCCCCCTCGTCATCTCCGTGCGCGACGTCGACTCGCTCGACCGGATCCTCGCCGAGGGTCGCGACCGGCTCGGCAACTGCGCACGGCAGGAGCACGCCGCCGCGCTGATCGAGATCGCCAAGATCGCCGGCCACCGCTTCGACGACTTCCTGCACGACGCCAACCCGATCCACAGCGCCCGCACCCGCAAGCCGATCCGGAGTCAACGATGAGCACACCCAGCACCACCGAGGCCCCGACCATCCCTTGTGTCACAGTCAACGGCGAGCAGGCTCCCCTGACCGACGCGTCCGCCCACACCACCGCGCTCGACTGGCTGCGCGGACGCGGCCTGACCGGCGCGAAGGAAGGCTGCGCGGAAGGCGAGTGCGGCGCCTGCTCGATCCTCGTGGCCCGGCCCGGCGTCGACGCCGAGACCGAGTGGACCGCCGTCAACGCCTGCCTGATCCCGGTCGCAGCACTCGACGGCCAGGAGGTCGTCACCGGTGAGGGGCTCGGCTCCAGCGGCGACCTCCATCCGGTGCAGCGCGAGCTGGCCGTACGCGGCGGGTCGCAGTGCGGCTACTGCACGCCCGGCTTCGTCTGCAGCCTGGCCGCGGAGTTCTATCGCCCGGGACGTACGGCTGACGTGGCTGATGCGGCTGATGCGGCTGATGCGGAGGCCAAGCGGTGCGACCACGAGCACGGCCCCAACGGCGTCGACCTGCACGCGCTGAGCGGCAACCTGTGCCGCTGCACCGGCTATCGCCCGATCCGCGACGCGGCCTACGCGCTGGGCGCTCCCGCCGACGACGACGCCCTCGCGGCCCGTCGACAGGCGCCGCCGCCGCAGCCGCGCGCGACCCGGCTGGCCGTCGACGGCGCCGAGTACGTCCGCCCGGCCACTCTCCCCGAGGCCCTCACGCTGCTGAGCGAGCGCCCCGAGGCACAGGTGGTCGCCGGCTCGACCGACTGGGGCGTGGAGGTCAACATCCGCGGCCGCCGCGCACCGCTCGTCGTGGCGGTCGACCGGCTGCCCGAGCTCCGCTCGCTCACGATCGGCGACGACGTGATCGAGATCGGCGCCGCCCTGACCCTGACCGAGATCGAGCGCAGGCTCGCCGGCCGGGTGCCGCTCCTGGCCGAGCTGTTCCCACAGTTCGCCTCCCGCCTGATCCGCAACGGCGCGACCCTCGGGGGCAACATCGGCACCGGCTCGCCGATCGGCGACGCCCCGCCGGCCCTGCTGGCGCTCGACGCCGACGTCGTGCTCGCCTCACCGCGCGGCGAGCGGGTCGTACCGCTGGCCGACTACTTCACCGGCTACCGGCAGACGGTCCGGGCCGCCGACGAGCTGATCCGCGGCGTACGGATCCCGGTGCCGTTGGCTCCGATCGTCGGCTTCCACAAGATCGCCAAGCGCCGCTTCGACGACATCTCCAGCGTGGCCGTCGCGTTCGCGCTCGAGGTCGCCGACGGCCACGTGGTCCGCGCCCGGATCGGCCTGGGCGGGGTAGCCGCCACCCCGCTGCGTGCCGTCGCCACCGAGCAGGAGCTCCTCGGACGGCCCTGGACCGAGGAGACCGTACGCAGCGCCGCCGCCGTCCTCGCCGGCGAAGGCACCCCGATGGACGACCACCGGGCCAGCGCGGCGTACCGGACCGCGATGCTCGGCCAGTCGCTGCTGCGGCTGTTCCACACGCATCCGGAGACCCAGGTGGTGCCGGCATGAGCGACCCGCGGAATGGTCACCGAGGTGGCTCGGTGAGCGCCCACTGCCTTCGTGGAGGTCCACGAAGGAACTGCACCCGGACCGAGTCACCTCGGTCAGCATCCGAGGAGGCCCCGGCATGAGCGCACTGTCCCAACGCCCCGACAACCCGACCGTCGGGATCCCGCTCCCCCACGAGAGCGCCGCGCTGCACGTCACCGGTGAGGCGCTCTACACCGACGACCTGATCGGTCGGCTCCAGGACGTGCTCCACGCCTGGCCTGTCCAGGCGCCGCACACGCATGCTCGGGTCACCTCGCTGCGCACCGAGGCGGCCGTCGCGATCCCCGGGGTCGTCCGGGTGCTCACCGCCGACGACGTTCCCGGGGTCAACGACGCCGGCGTCAAGCACGACGAGCCTCTCTTCCCGACCGAGGTGATGTTCCACGGACACGCGGTGTGCTGGGTGCTCGGCGAGACGCTCGAGGCCGCCCGGCTGGGCGCCGCCGCGGTCGAGGTCGACTACGAGCCGCTGCCCTCCCTCATCACCGTGCAGGAGGCGATCGCGGCGCAGAGCTTCCAGGGCACCCCGCGCAACCTCGCCCGCGGCGACGTCTCCGCTGCCCTGGCAGATGCCGCGCACGTCTTCGAGGGCGAGTTCGAGTTCGCAGGTCAGGAGCACTTCTACCTCGAGACACATGCCTCGCTCGCTCTCGTCGACGAGGGCGGCCAGGTGCTGGTGCACAGCAGCACCCAGCACCCCTCCGAGACACAGGAGATCGTCGCCCACGTGCTCGGCGTGCCGAGCCACGAGGTCACCGTGCAGTGCCTGCGGATGGGCGGCGCGTTCGGCGGCAAGGAGATGCAGCCGCACGGCTACGCGGCCGTCGCCGCGCTCGGTGCCACCCTCACCGGGCGACCGGTGCGGCTGCGCCTCAACCGCACCCAGGACATCACCATGTCGGGCAAGCGCCACGGCTTCCACAGCACCTGGCGGGTCGGGTTCGACGACGAGGGCCACATCCTCGGCCTCGACGCCACCCTCACCGCCGACGGCGGCTGGAGCCTCGACCTCTCCGAGCCGGTGCTCGCCCGCGCGCTGTGCCACATCGACAACGCCTACTGGGTGCCCAACATCCGCGTCGACGGCCGGATCGCGCGTACGAACAAGACCTCGCAGACCGCCTTCCGAGGCTTCGGCGGACCCCAGGGCATGCTCGTCATGGAAGATCTCCTCGGCCGGTGCGCGCACGTGCTCGGCATCGACCCGGTCGAGCTACGGCGCCGCAACCTCTACCAGCAGGATCAGACCACGCCCTACGGTCAGCCCGTACGCCAGGCCGACCGCCTCGCCGCATGCTGGGACCAGATCGCCGACTCGGGCGAGGTGGCCCGCCGCCGTGCCGAGATCGCCGACTTCAACGCCCGCCACCCCCACACCAAGCGAGCGCTGGCGATGACGCCGGTGAAGTTCGGGATCTCGTTCAACCTCACGGCCTTCAACCAAGCCGGCGCCCTCGTCCACGTCTACAAGGACGGCTCGGTGCTGATCAACCACGGCGGCACCGAGATGGGCCAGGGTCTGCACACCAAGATGCTCCAGGTGGCGGCGACCGCGCTCGGCCTCCCGCTCTCCCGCGTACGCCTCGCACCCACGCGCACCGACAAGGTGCCCAACACCTCGGCGACCGCGGCCAGCTCCGGCGCCGACCTCAACGGAGCCGCGATCAAGAACGCCTGCGAGCAGATCCGCGAGCGGCTCGCGCAGGTCGCAGGCGGCCGGCTCGGGATCAGCCCGAGCGACGTACGTTTCGCGGACGGCGTCGTCCGCGGCCTCTCGCCGGCATCCGGCGAGGTCGGGTGGAACGAGCTGGTCAACGCCGCCTATGACCAGCGGGTGCAGCTGTGGGCGGCCGGCTTCTACCGCACCGAGGGGCTGCACTGGGACGCCGGCGCCATGCAGGGCGAGCCGTTCAAGTATTTCGCCAACGGCGTGGCCGCCTCCGAGGTCGAGGTCGACGGCTTCACCGGCGCCTACACGCTGCGACGCGTCGACATCGTCCAAGACGTCGGCGACAGCCTGAGCCCGCTGATCGACATCGGCCAGATCGAGGGCGGTTTCGTGCAGGGCGCCGGCTGGCTGACCCTGGAAGACCTGCGCTGGGACACCTCCGACGGGCCCCATCGGGGACGGCTCGCGACCCAGGCGGCGAGCACCTACAAGCTGCCGAGCTTCTCCGAGATGCCCGGCGACTTCCGGGTGAGGCTGCTCGAGAAGGCCCACGAGGAGGGCGTCGTCTACGGCTCGAAGGCCGTCGGCGAGCCGCCGCTGATGCTCGCCTTCTCCGTGCGCGAGGCGCTGCGCGAGGCGGCTGCCGCGTTCGGCCCGGGCGGCATCAGCGTCGAGCTGGCCTCCCCGGCGACGCCCGAGGCCGTCTACTGGGCGCTCGAGAAGGCGCGTACGCCCCAGGTGCCCGACGCCCCGGCCGAGCCGCACGCCGTCGCGGCCATGGCGAGCGGGAGGTGACGACCGTGGAGTGGTTGAAGGCCGTCCAGCGGCTGCGTGAGCAGCGGATCCCCGGCGTACTCGTGACCCTGACGTCCGTGCGCGGCCACTCGCCGCGTGAGGCCGGCGCGAAAATGGTGGTGTCCGCCGAGCACACCTGGGCTACCGTCGGCGGCGGCAATCTCGAGGCGGTCGCGATCGAGCGCGCTCGCGCCATGCTGACCGACCATCCCGACCGGCTCGAGGAGGAGGCGGTGCCCGAGATGATGCAGCTGTCGCTCTCCGACAAGGCGCCCTACCAGCACGGGGTCCAGTGCTGCGGTGGCGAGGTCGAGCTGCTGCTCGAGCCGCTGCCGGTCGTGCCGTCGGTGGCCATCTTCGGGATGGGCCACGTCGGGCTCGAGCTGGCCCGCATCCTGGCCCGCCACGACCTCGAGCTGCACCTCGTCGACTCCCGCGCCGCCCAGCTCTCCGCTGAGCACCTGCACGGCCTGGACGACGCCGTCGCCGGCATCCACGTGCACCAGGTGCCGGTGCTGCCCGAGCTCGTCATCAGCGAGCTCCCCCAGGGCACCCATGTGCTGGTGATGACCCACGACCACGCCGAGGACGCCGCACTCTGCGATGCCGCGCTGCGTACGTTCACGGCCGACGCCTCCCACCTGGCATCGATCGGGCTGATCGGCTCCAGCGCCAAGTGGAGCCGGTTCCGCGCCAAGCTCGCCGACGAGGGCCACACGCCCG
The sequence above is drawn from the Nocardioides albertanoniae genome and encodes:
- the uraD gene encoding 2-oxo-4-hydroxy-4-carboxy-5-ureidoimidazoline decarboxylase; the protein is MNARAALRSIRPQKKSASHAVHPVDEVLPAGKLAVYGLQHVLAFYAGAVIVPILLANAIGLSQAELIHLINADLFTCGIASIIQSVGFWKVGVRLPLLQGVTFTAVSPMIAIGMAAGGGTDGLLVIYGAVIVAGLATFFIAPFFSKLIRFFPPVVTGSVITIIGIALLPVAAADATGGSGPTSDPTSGRNLAYALGTLALIVVIQRMFKGFMATVAVLVGLVVGTLVAWALGDAHFDAVASSSWVGVTTPFHFGWPQFSAAAIVSMVVVMMITAVETTGDVFATGEIVEKRVGRTDIARALRADGLATTLGGVFNSFPYTCFAENVGLVRLTRVKSRWVVAAAGVFMLLIGLLPKVGAIVAGIPHPVLGGAALAMFATVAVVGFQTLTKVDFHDHRNVVIVATSVGLAMYVTAQPEVSQAVPGWAEIIFGSGITLGSLTAIVLNIVFHHVGPDWGPVVAGQPGDGVRLDQVNEMDRAEFVETFDGLFQGPRWMVERAWSQRPFDDTHALRRAFQDALFGGSVEEQRELIEAYPELGSRLVSEGNLGEESLRDQSFRGLTHLTEPDQEALNELTDAYHERFDFPLVISVRDVDSLDRILAEGRDRLGNCARQEHAAALIEIAKIAGHRFDDFLHDANPIHSARTRKPIRSQR
- a CDS encoding xanthine dehydrogenase small subunit; the encoded protein is MSTPSTTEAPTIPCVTVNGEQAPLTDASAHTTALDWLRGRGLTGAKEGCAEGECGACSILVARPGVDAETEWTAVNACLIPVAALDGQEVVTGEGLGSSGDLHPVQRELAVRGGSQCGYCTPGFVCSLAAEFYRPGRTADVADAADAADAEAKRCDHEHGPNGVDLHALSGNLCRCTGYRPIRDAAYALGAPADDDALAARRQAPPPQPRATRLAVDGAEYVRPATLPEALTLLSERPEAQVVAGSTDWGVEVNIRGRRAPLVVAVDRLPELRSLTIGDDVIEIGAALTLTEIERRLAGRVPLLAELFPQFASRLIRNGATLGGNIGTGSPIGDAPPALLALDADVVLASPRGERVVPLADYFTGYRQTVRAADELIRGVRIPVPLAPIVGFHKIAKRRFDDISSVAVAFALEVADGHVVRARIGLGGVAATPLRAVATEQELLGRPWTEETVRSAAAVLAGEGTPMDDHRASAAYRTAMLGQSLLRLFHTHPETQVVPA
- the xdhB gene encoding xanthine dehydrogenase molybdopterin binding subunit translates to MSALSQRPDNPTVGIPLPHESAALHVTGEALYTDDLIGRLQDVLHAWPVQAPHTHARVTSLRTEAAVAIPGVVRVLTADDVPGVNDAGVKHDEPLFPTEVMFHGHAVCWVLGETLEAARLGAAAVEVDYEPLPSLITVQEAIAAQSFQGTPRNLARGDVSAALADAAHVFEGEFEFAGQEHFYLETHASLALVDEGGQVLVHSSTQHPSETQEIVAHVLGVPSHEVTVQCLRMGGAFGGKEMQPHGYAAVAALGATLTGRPVRLRLNRTQDITMSGKRHGFHSTWRVGFDDEGHILGLDATLTADGGWSLDLSEPVLARALCHIDNAYWVPNIRVDGRIARTNKTSQTAFRGFGGPQGMLVMEDLLGRCAHVLGIDPVELRRRNLYQQDQTTPYGQPVRQADRLAACWDQIADSGEVARRRAEIADFNARHPHTKRALAMTPVKFGISFNLTAFNQAGALVHVYKDGSVLINHGGTEMGQGLHTKMLQVAATALGLPLSRVRLAPTRTDKVPNTSATAASSGADLNGAAIKNACEQIRERLAQVAGGRLGISPSDVRFADGVVRGLSPASGEVGWNELVNAAYDQRVQLWAAGFYRTEGLHWDAGAMQGEPFKYFANGVAASEVEVDGFTGAYTLRRVDIVQDVGDSLSPLIDIGQIEGGFVQGAGWLTLEDLRWDTSDGPHRGRLATQAASTYKLPSFSEMPGDFRVRLLEKAHEEGVVYGSKAVGEPPLMLAFSVREALREAAAAFGPGGISVELASPATPEAVYWALEKARTPQVPDAPAEPHAVAAMASGR
- the xdhC gene encoding xanthine dehydrogenase accessory protein XdhC — protein: MEWLKAVQRLREQRIPGVLVTLTSVRGHSPREAGAKMVVSAEHTWATVGGGNLEAVAIERARAMLTDHPDRLEEEAVPEMMQLSLSDKAPYQHGVQCCGGEVELLLEPLPVVPSVAIFGMGHVGLELARILARHDLELHLVDSRAAQLSAEHLHGLDDAVAGIHVHQVPVLPELVISELPQGTHVLVMTHDHAEDAALCDAALRTFTADASHLASIGLIGSSAKWSRFRAKLADEGHTPEAIARITTPIGLPDLGGKEPATIAVSVAARLLQLFAGDPAQTEQPSR